A DNA window from Bos indicus x Bos taurus breed Angus x Brahman F1 hybrid chromosome 16, Bos_hybrid_MaternalHap_v2.0, whole genome shotgun sequence contains the following coding sequences:
- the FCAMR gene encoding high affinity immunoglobulin alpha and immunoglobulin mu Fc receptor, producing the protein MDLESPAKPGDPKVRRGFPQGVGGLSPDVGDEGQKQLSQNSQALLPGAREGFWSPSPVWPLATCGFVNLERECGHQPEGRMENACLPPDVPATGCLGGSFLNICTGAQWLEPRLWADSQKISWHNGDHKRGRHDFNNNKTSTFTEALSDLFPNSSRVWSSELLKRRHTQHSFSMDFFLPLPAAASALTGPRLVSGEPGGAVTIQCRYPSLAINSHLRKYWCRLGPPAGVCRTVVSTNRYTHLRYRGRVALADFPKRGLFVVRLSRLSPEDEGRYRCGLGNSNNALFFSMNLTVSPGQGRTIPTATLDYGELITGSFEITSPPATKRCTRGNTQTTGRQRTGWDTVALTPGARKTTASATGRQTPGATAVVAPGTGSQVEGSVWATVPTVQSPASTVRGMTGATERGLVWSTSNSEATRARASERERETTPGVNRPSEETDSVSATPGTTETAAGTIRPSTLASERWMWEPLQEETSASEPQSLGSIEGTIPAAAVWTSEPTLIEMASAEGSSEGDLDTPAGDGGPRVMPSQALAGGPPGLPTEESSVKSISLEEKNFSGILTPVSSVLCLLMLVTLVLWKRKLQRKGSCEWGLTRPRPAEGRARSPLTPSGLGRVRAGASTAGCGNAKC; encoded by the exons ATGGATCTAGAATCCCCAGCTAAGCCTGGAGATCCAAAGGTGAGACGAGGCTTTCCCCAAGGGGTTGGGGGCTTGTCTCCTGATGTGGGTGATGAGGGGCAGAAGCAACTGTCCCAGAACAGCCAGGCCTTGCTCCCAGGGGCCAGGGAAGGATTCTGGAG CCCAAGCCCAGTCTGGCCACTGGCCACATGTGGTTTTGTCAATTTGGAGAGGGAGTGTG GTCACCAGCCAGAGGGCAGGATGGAGAATGCTTGTCTTCCTCCTGATGTGCCTGCTACAGG GTGCTTAGGTGGCAGCTTTTTAAACATCTGCACTGGAGCCCAGTGGCTAGAACCCAGGCTCTGGGCAGACTCGCAGAAGATCAGCTGGCACAAT ggggatcacaaaagaggcagacacgactttaacaacaacaaaacctctaCTTTCACAGAGGCACTTTCTGACCTGTTTCCTAATTCTAGCAGAGTCTGGAGCTCAGAGCTCCTCAAACGGCGACACACTCAGCACTCTTTCTCCATGGacttttttctccctctgcctgCAGCCGCCAGCGCACTGACGGGCCCACGGCTGGTGTCCGGGGAGCCTGGGGGAGCTGTGACCATCCAGTGCCGGTACCCCAGCTTGGCCATCAACAGCCACCTGAGGAAGTACTGGTGCCGCCTCGGGCCCCCGGCGGGGGTCTGCCGCACCGTCGTGTCCACCAACCGCTACACGCACCTGCGCTACCGCGGCCGCGTTGCCCTCGCGGACTTCCCGAAAAGAGGCTTGTTTGTGGTGAGGCTGTCCCGGCTGTCCCCGGAGGACGAGGGGCGCTACCGCTGCGGCCTCGGGAACTCAAACAACGCGCTGTTCTTCAGCATGAACCTGACGGTCTCTCCAGGTCAGGGCCG AACCATCCCCACAGCCACTTTGGACTATGGTGAGCTCATCACAGGATCCTTTGAAATAACATCACCCCCAGCCACCAAAAGATGCACACGAGGAAACACCCAGACAACAGGAAGACAGAGGACAGGATGGGATACAGTTGCCCTGACTCCAGGAGCCAGGAAAACCACGGCTTCAGCCACAGGAAGGCAAACCCCAGGAGCAACTGCGGTAGTGGCTCCAGGGACAGGCAGCCAGGTAGAGGGCTCCGTCTGGGCAACTGTGCCCACTGTGCAGAGTCCGGCTTCAACAGTCAGAGGCATGACCGGTGCAACAGAACGGGGTCTGGTGTGGAGCACCAGCAATTCAGAAGCAACCAGGGCCAGGGCCAGcgaaagagagagggaaactaCTCCTGGGGTTAACAGGCCAAGCGAGGAGACAGACAGCGTCAGCGCAACCCCGGGCACCACTGAGACAGCCGCAGGGACCATTAGGCCATCGACCCTGGCCTCAGAAAGATGGATGTGGGAACCCCTCCAAGAGGAGACATCGGCTTCTGAGCCACAGAGCCTGGGCTCCATTGAAGGGACCATCCCGGCTGCGGCTGTGTGGACCTCAGAGCCAACCCTTATAGAGATGGCATCTGCGGAGGGAAGCAGTGAAGGTGACCTGGACACCCCCGCAGGAGACGGTGGTCCCCGCGTGATGCCGAGCCAGGCCCTGGCAGGGGGGCCCCCCGGGCTCCCAACCGAGGAGTCTTCCGTAAAGAG CATTTCTCTGGAAGAGAAGAACTTCTCTGGGATCCTGACTCCAGTCTCATCGGTGCTGTGCCTGCTTATGCTGGTGACCCTTGTTCTATGGAAAAGGAAGCTCCAGAGGAAAGGGAGCTGTGAGTGGGGTCTAACTCGCCCCAGGCCCGCAGAGGGTAGGGCTCGTTCCCCTCTGACACCCTCAGGACTGGGGCGGGTCAGGGCCGGGGCCAGCACTGCTGGATGCGGAAATGCTAAATGCTAG